The Thermus filiformis genome contains a region encoding:
- a CDS encoding cytochrome c3 family protein — translation MKRFWPLILGFGLLFAVADKEAIQKEWEKSGHNNQATLQEATVEVRGANAAHCARCHSEQGFVAWVEQLTKRNNPGNLTKPDGSPADIPYLQGLGLTKDKVKPVGCAACHTEDGDLRIVHDTPMLPAGFKATAVGEGALCITCHNTRNGRIVWNTQDPGRYTYPHASSQGDVLLGKNAFFVDDTKEWPNPHAFFTGNSCTTCHMTLHEGDYTRHTFKVPENLCASCHGAKYTEEMVQENTEHLLSLLRSQINARVLKVRDEIKTVRAYDPNTGKFTENVPVKAPVYRVEVMSVAGQIAFRMTLTDGSVLISQLGDIKNAQGKPVFPTSDPIVRASWNYLLISNDGSKGVHNPSFTRAVLTATIEALRQ, via the coding sequence ATGAAACGCTTCTGGCCCCTCATCCTCGGCTTTGGTCTCCTGTTCGCCGTGGCGGATAAGGAGGCCATCCAGAAGGAGTGGGAGAAAAGCGGCCACAACAACCAGGCCACCCTCCAGGAGGCCACGGTGGAGGTGCGGGGCGCAAACGCCGCCCACTGCGCCCGCTGCCACAGCGAGCAGGGCTTCGTGGCCTGGGTGGAGCAGCTCACCAAGCGGAACAACCCCGGCAACCTGACCAAGCCGGACGGCTCCCCCGCGGACATCCCTTACCTGCAGGGCCTGGGGCTGACCAAGGATAAGGTCAAGCCCGTGGGGTGCGCCGCCTGCCACACGGAGGACGGGGACCTGCGCATCGTCCACGACACCCCCATGCTTCCCGCCGGCTTCAAGGCCACCGCGGTGGGCGAGGGGGCGCTCTGCATCACCTGCCACAACACCCGCAACGGCCGCATCGTCTGGAACACCCAGGACCCCGGCCGCTACACCTACCCCCACGCCTCGAGCCAGGGGGACGTCCTTTTGGGTAAGAACGCCTTCTTCGTGGACGACACCAAGGAGTGGCCGAACCCCCACGCCTTCTTCACCGGGAACTCCTGCACCACCTGCCACATGACCCTGCACGAGGGGGACTACACCCGGCACACCTTCAAGGTGCCGGAGAACCTCTGCGCCTCCTGCCACGGGGCCAAGTACACCGAGGAGATGGTCCAGGAGAACACCGAGCACCTCCTCTCCCTCCTCCGGAGCCAGATCAACGCCCGGGTCCTGAAGGTGCGGGACGAGATCAAGACTGTCCGGGCCTACGACCCGAACACGGGCAAGTTCACGGAGAACGTACCGGTGAAGGCTCCGGTCTACCGGGTGGAGGTCATGAGCGTGGCGGGCCAGATCGCCTTCCGGATGACCCTCACGGACGGAAGCGTCCTGATCAGCCAGCTCGGGGACATCAAGAACGCCCAGGGCAAGCCCGTCTTCCCCACCTCTGACCCCATCGTCCGGGCCAGCTGGAACTACCTCCTGATCTCCAACGACGGGAGCAAGGGCGTCCACAACCCCAGCTTCACCCGGGCCGTCCTCACCGCCACCATAGAGGCCCTCCGGCAGTAA
- a CDS encoding pyridoxal-phosphate-dependent aminotransferase family protein: MPPMRRRLLTPGPVELHPRALAALSRPQLHHRTEEARRAFLNARAGLKRAFGTEGEVLLLTGSGTLAMEALVLNLFAPGDRVLVPVTGKFSERWAEIALALGLSVDRLDLPWGGPIPPEAVARPGYRGLLLTHSETSTGALNPVGVLARAFRERNPEGLVVADMVTSLLLTQVGLEDLGVDAAASGSQKGLMCPPGLAFAALSPRALEALRPRGYYLNLKRELEAQKEGESAYTPAINLVLAVEAVLEEVLPRLEDHLALKAWQNDLLYRVGEGLGLRPVPEEKSPATTAFYLPEGIPYARVKEAFARRGAVVAGGQGPLKGRILRVSLMGYFDRYDALGVAELFREAWGELGLS; the protein is encoded by the coding sequence ATGCCCCCCATGAGAAGGCGGCTCCTCACCCCGGGCCCGGTGGAGCTCCACCCCCGGGCCCTGGCCGCCCTTTCCCGGCCCCAGCTCCACCACCGCACGGAGGAGGCCAGGAGGGCGTTTCTGAACGCGCGCGCCGGGCTCAAGCGGGCCTTCGGCACCGAGGGCGAGGTTCTGCTCCTCACGGGGAGCGGCACCCTGGCCATGGAGGCCTTGGTCCTCAACCTCTTCGCCCCGGGCGACCGGGTCCTGGTCCCGGTTACGGGGAAGTTCTCGGAGCGCTGGGCGGAGATCGCCCTAGCCCTGGGGCTTTCCGTGGACCGGCTGGACCTCCCCTGGGGCGGGCCCATCCCGCCGGAGGCGGTGGCCCGGCCGGGCTACCGGGGCCTCCTCCTCACCCACTCCGAGACCTCCACCGGCGCCTTAAACCCCGTGGGGGTCCTGGCCCGGGCCTTCCGGGAGCGGAACCCGGAGGGGCTGGTGGTGGCGGACATGGTGACCAGCCTCCTCCTGACCCAGGTGGGCCTCGAGGACCTGGGGGTGGACGCGGCGGCGAGCGGGAGCCAGAAGGGCCTGATGTGCCCCCCCGGCCTGGCCTTCGCCGCCCTTTCCCCCCGGGCCCTGGAGGCCCTACGGCCCCGGGGGTACTACCTGAACCTGAAGCGGGAGCTCGAGGCCCAGAAGGAGGGGGAAAGCGCCTACACCCCGGCCATCAACCTGGTCCTGGCGGTGGAGGCGGTCTTGGAGGAGGTCCTTCCCCGCCTCGAGGACCACCTGGCCCTCAAGGCCTGGCAGAACGACCTCCTCTACCGGGTGGGGGAGGGCCTGGGGCTTCGGCCAGTCCCAGAGGAGAAGAGCCCGGCCACCACCGCCTTTTACCTGCCCGAGGGAATCCCCTACGCCCGGGTCAAGGAGGCCTTCGCCCGAAGGGGCGCGGTGGTCGCCGGGGGGCAGGGCCCCCTGAAGGGGCGCATCCTCCGGGTCTCCCTGATGGGCTACTTTGACCGGTACGACGCCCTAGGGGTGGCGGAGCTCTTCCGGGAGGCCTGGGGCGAGCTAGGCCTCAGCTGA
- a CDS encoding TIGR01440 family protein produces the protein MEIQREMEEALRAYFEAPFPEGGLFVLGGSTSEVLGERVGSRPSLEVAEALLEVVLPFLRARGVHLAVQGCEHLNRALVVERKTAQAYGLEEVTVFPHPKAGGALATLAFLRMEDPVMVESLKAQAHGGMDIGGVLIGMHLRPVAVPVRLPVRRIGQAVLLAARTRPKLVGGARAVYTREEMLRKLAEFS, from the coding sequence ATGGAAATCCAGCGGGAGATGGAGGAGGCCCTGAGGGCCTACTTTGAGGCCCCCTTCCCCGAAGGGGGGCTCTTCGTCCTGGGGGGGTCCACCAGCGAGGTCCTGGGGGAGCGGGTGGGAAGCCGCCCCAGCCTCGAGGTGGCGGAGGCCCTCCTGGAGGTCGTCCTGCCCTTCCTGCGGGCGCGGGGGGTCCACCTGGCGGTCCAGGGGTGCGAGCACCTGAACCGGGCCCTGGTGGTGGAGCGAAAGACGGCGCAAGCCTACGGGCTGGAGGAGGTGACCGTCTTCCCCCACCCCAAGGCGGGGGGAGCCCTGGCCACCCTGGCCTTCCTCAGGATGGAGGACCCGGTGATGGTGGAGTCCCTGAAGGCCCAGGCCCACGGGGGAATGGACATCGGCGGGGTGCTGATCGGGATGCACCTGAGGCCGGTGGCGGTCCCCGTGCGGCTTCCCGTGCGGAGGATCGGCCAGGCGGTCCTCCTCGCGGCCCGGACCCGGCCCAAGCTGGTGGGCGGGGCCCGGGCGGTCTACACCCGGGAGGAGATGCTCCGGAAGCTCGCCGAGTTCAGCTGA
- a CDS encoding IS256 family transposase, which translates to MDQDTLQAILREAVRGTVAEVIQLLLHLDQEAFLRENGGRKNGHYRRTLQTRFGQVDLSIPRDREGRYYPSFFVPYQRRLVDVGDVAIALYASGVSHRKAAEILGLLLGHRYSHETLSALTDQVLEAAESFRRRPLPPELAFVYLDGFSLKVFQEGEGVVRASVYVALGVSPEGERRVLGYWLFPSENATAWEGVLRELRERGLERVLLFITDGLPGLAEAIARVYPLAQWQRCVVHGVRWSLGQVKPRDRALFAAASPSGEHREELKRVYEAESRAKALEALEELRKAWGARYPRAVGMWLEDSGAFLRFYEYPRELWGYLRSTNLMERFIREVRRGTKVRDHKFPSEAAVYKLLYLESERQETRWGERRLRGFGEAREVLEKKLEERYGPLTQRLTQNS; encoded by the coding sequence GTGGACCAGGATACCCTACAAGCCATCCTCAGGGAAGCCGTGAGGGGGACGGTGGCCGAGGTGATCCAGCTCCTTCTCCACCTGGACCAAGAAGCTTTCCTGCGGGAGAACGGCGGCAGGAAAAACGGCCACTACCGCCGCACCCTCCAGACCCGCTTCGGCCAGGTGGACCTCTCCATCCCCAGGGACCGGGAAGGCCGGTACTACCCTTCCTTCTTCGTCCCCTACCAGCGCCGGCTGGTGGACGTGGGTGATGTGGCCATTGCTCTCTACGCCTCCGGGGTCAGCCACCGCAAGGCGGCCGAGATCCTGGGCCTCCTCCTCGGTCACCGCTACTCCCACGAGACCCTGAGCGCCCTCACCGACCAGGTTTTGGAGGCGGCCGAGTCCTTTCGCCGAAGGCCCCTGCCCCCGGAGCTGGCCTTTGTCTACCTGGACGGATTTTCCCTCAAGGTCTTTCAGGAGGGGGAAGGCGTGGTCCGGGCCTCGGTCTACGTGGCCCTGGGGGTCAGTCCGGAGGGGGAACGCAGGGTCCTGGGATACTGGCTCTTTCCCTCGGAGAACGCCACCGCCTGGGAGGGTGTGCTCCGGGAGCTGAGGGAGCGGGGGCTGGAGCGGGTGTTGCTCTTCATCACCGACGGCCTACCCGGCTTAGCTGAAGCCATCGCCAGGGTCTACCCGCTGGCCCAGTGGCAGCGGTGCGTGGTGCACGGGGTGCGGTGGAGTCTGGGTCAGGTGAAACCGCGGGACCGGGCCCTATTCGCGGCTGCTTCTCCGTCAGGAGAACACCGGGAGGAGCTGAAGCGGGTGTACGAGGCCGAGAGCCGGGCCAAGGCGCTAGAGGCGCTGGAGGAGTTGAGGAAGGCGTGGGGTGCGCGGTACCCACGGGCGGTGGGGATGTGGTTGGAAGACTCGGGGGCCTTCCTGCGGTTCTACGAGTATCCCCGGGAGCTTTGGGGGTACCTTCGCAGCACCAACTTGATGGAGCGGTTTATCCGGGAGGTGAGGCGTGGGACGAAGGTGCGGGACCACAAGTTTCCTTCTGAGGCGGCGGTCTACAAGCTGTTGTACCTGGAGTCCGAGCGTCAGGAGACGAGGTGGGGTGAGCGGAGGTTGAGGGGGTTTGGTGAAGCCCGGGAGGTGTTGGAAAAGAAGCTTGAGGAGCGGTATGGCCCCCTTACACAGAGGCTTACACAAAACTCTTGA
- a CDS encoding transposase — protein MGPDREHPLYYLDAETALVAIYVWVDDELKALREQGFRLPRPQKHQKATLAELITLAIFLLLQGQDFSKGYLAAKTLLKPFFPSLPHLSRFYRVLVNSAPLLAHLATRLAQGEGLVQVVDLKPIPLAHGHRIHGFDLPGSGVGVGPLGGFAGYVLMAVMNDRGLFFRWSLLPGNARETWGEELLEGLPAVLGDRGFRWVPGVKTPPYRLRGGRVVETGWRGWMGRVRNWIETRFSVMVRSLGLHRLSARSFWGLVSRVNLIVLVHNLIRSRLLLKMAGVEL, from the coding sequence ATGGGACCCGACCGTGAGCACCCCCTTTACTATCTTGACGCAGAAACCGCCCTGGTCGCCATATACGTCTGGGTAGACGATGAGCTCAAGGCCCTAAGGGAGCAAGGCTTCCGCCTCCCTAGGCCCCAGAAGCACCAGAAGGCCACCCTGGCAGAGCTCATCACCTTGGCCATCTTCCTCCTGCTCCAGGGTCAGGACTTCAGCAAAGGCTACCTGGCCGCCAAAACACTCCTGAAGCCCTTCTTCCCCTCCCTACCCCACCTCTCCCGCTTCTACCGGGTCCTGGTCAACAGCGCACCCCTCCTGGCCCATCTGGCCACCCGCCTGGCTCAGGGAGAAGGCCTGGTCCAAGTCGTGGACCTTAAGCCCATCCCCCTGGCCCACGGCCACCGCATCCACGGGTTTGACCTTCCCGGATCCGGGGTGGGGGTAGGGCCCCTAGGGGGCTTTGCGGGGTACGTGCTGATGGCCGTTATGAACGACCGGGGTCTTTTCTTTCGCTGGAGTCTTCTGCCCGGCAACGCTCGGGAGACCTGGGGAGAAGAGCTTTTGGAGGGTCTCCCTGCGGTTCTTGGGGACCGGGGGTTTCGCTGGGTCCCCGGGGTCAAAACGCCCCCTTACCGGTTGCGTGGGGGAAGGGTGGTGGAGACGGGATGGCGGGGTTGGATGGGTCGGGTGCGGAACTGGATAGAGACGCGGTTCAGCGTGATGGTCCGTTCCCTGGGGCTTCACCGTCTGTCGGCCCGGTCCTTTTGGGGGCTGGTCTCGCGGGTGAACCTCATCGTCCTGGTGCACAACCTGATCCGCAGTCGGCTGCTGCTCAAGATGGCGGGGGTGGAGCTATGA
- a CDS encoding redox-sensing transcriptional repressor Rex, protein MKVPSAAISRLVTYLRILEELEQEGIMRTSSEQLGELAQVTAFQVRKDLSYFGSYGTRGVGYTVPVLKRELRHILGLNRRWGLAIVGMGRLGSALADYPGFGESFELRGFFDVDPAKVGRPVRGGVIEPVEALPQRVPGRIEIALLTVPREAAQEAADLLVAAGIKGILNFAPAVLEVPKEVAVENVDFLAGLARLSFAILNPKWREEMMG, encoded by the coding sequence ATGAAGGTCCCCAGCGCCGCCATCAGCCGCCTGGTCACCTATTTGCGCATCCTGGAGGAGCTGGAGCAGGAGGGGATCATGCGCACCAGCTCGGAGCAGCTGGGGGAGCTCGCCCAGGTGACGGCCTTCCAGGTGCGCAAGGACCTTTCCTACTTCGGCTCCTATGGTACCCGGGGTGTGGGGTACACGGTGCCCGTTTTGAAGCGGGAGCTCCGCCACATCCTGGGCCTGAACCGGAGGTGGGGCCTGGCCATCGTGGGCATGGGCCGGCTGGGGAGCGCCCTCGCCGACTACCCGGGCTTCGGGGAGAGCTTTGAGCTGAGGGGCTTCTTTGACGTGGACCCGGCGAAGGTGGGCCGGCCCGTGCGGGGCGGGGTCATAGAGCCGGTAGAGGCCCTGCCCCAGAGGGTGCCGGGCCGGATAGAGATCGCCCTCCTCACCGTCCCCCGGGAGGCGGCCCAGGAGGCGGCGGACCTCCTGGTGGCGGCGGGGATCAAGGGCATCCTCAACTTCGCCCCCGCGGTGCTCGAGGTGCCCAAGGAGGTGGCGGTGGAGAACGTGGACTTCCTGGCGGGGCTTGCGCGGCTCTCTTTTGCTATACTTAATCCCAAGTGGCGAGAGGAGATGATGGGGTGA
- a CDS encoding SPOR domain-containing protein, translated as MGWLRENWLDALIFLLIALVVAGIVLYLTGINPFARTPAPAPSAPSAPASTPLPAPPSGARPSSEPASSEPVVTVLPLPQAPAEAPEAPEAPRAPQAPQASQVSQAPSRSESPAPEARPASGVWRVAVGSFSNPENALRLSRELSQKGFNVRLEAAGAYTRVVVGPYASEEEARRAAQALSAYNPQVYRGQAPVSGAYLQVGAFQKEENALALASRLKEAGIPAVVRKDGLYRVQVGPVSEENKEALRARLEGMGLSPVEVR; from the coding sequence ATGGGGTGGCTTCGGGAGAACTGGCTGGACGCCCTGATCTTCCTGCTCATCGCCCTGGTGGTGGCGGGGATCGTCCTCTACCTGACCGGGATTAACCCCTTCGCCCGCACCCCCGCCCCTGCCCCTTCCGCGCCTTCCGCCCCGGCCTCCACCCCCTTGCCCGCCCCGCCTTCCGGGGCGCGGCCCTCCTCAGAGCCCGCCTCTTCCGAGCCGGTGGTGACCGTCCTTCCCCTTCCCCAGGCCCCGGCCGAGGCCCCCGAGGCCCCCGAGGCCCCGCGGGCCCCCCAGGCTCCTCAGGCTTCCCAGGTTTCCCAGGCCCCTTCCCGGTCCGAAAGCCCCGCCCCCGAGGCGCGCCCCGCCTCCGGGGTCTGGAGGGTGGCGGTGGGCTCCTTCTCCAACCCGGAGAACGCCCTCCGGCTTTCCCGGGAGCTCTCCCAGAAAGGCTTCAACGTGCGCCTCGAGGCCGCCGGGGCCTACACCCGGGTGGTGGTGGGGCCCTACGCCAGCGAGGAGGAGGCCCGGCGGGCCGCCCAGGCCCTCTCCGCCTACAACCCGCAGGTTTACCGGGGCCAGGCCCCCGTCTCTGGGGCCTACCTCCAGGTGGGGGCCTTCCAGAAGGAGGAGAACGCCTTGGCCCTGGCCTCCCGGCTCAAGGAGGCGGGCATCCCCGCCGTGGTGCGGAAGGACGGGCTTTACCGGGTCCAGGTGGGGCCGGTTTCAGAGGAGAACAAGGAGGCCCTGAGGGCGCGCCTGGAGGGGATGGGCCTCTCTCCGGTGGAGGTGCGATGA
- a CDS encoding tetratricopeptide repeat protein, with protein sequence MIPRYLAFTLAFGLALAASLEEAQAALEKGAYDRAAALFEEALAQDYARPEAHLGLGVALVRLGRLEEARFAFAQMALLFPNRPEGFYNLGLVDLRLGRLEEAAEALSKALDLAPTEEVYLALAEAQRGLGKAKEAAETLKKGLSPERSLRYRLVLAQTLLEAGQNAEAVPVLYEVLNRAPKEAQAWDLLAQILAKEGLKARALRELDRGLAQVEGKGRALLLYRKGLLSGEDRPLQEALAQDPGFWPAAYLLGKRRLEAKDPRAALPFLLQAYRAAQEPEVALALAAAQLSLGDAASAYAYAKEAGPPGVLLQAQAAYRLGRLAEAERLLQDRLEPEARALLGQVYLDQGRPEKAVEVLQPLYLEGRAPEVGANLAAAYLALGRPSDAELLLREVLERSSRLAPAWYNLGIALRALGREEEAVRAWKRAAELGYAPARSLLR encoded by the coding sequence ATGATTCCCAGGTATCTCGCTTTCACCCTCGCATTCGGACTGGCCCTGGCCGCTTCCCTCGAGGAGGCCCAGGCCGCCTTGGAAAAGGGGGCGTACGACCGGGCCGCGGCCCTCTTTGAGGAGGCCTTGGCCCAGGACTACGCCCGGCCCGAGGCCCACCTGGGCCTGGGGGTGGCCCTGGTCCGGCTGGGCCGGCTGGAGGAGGCCCGGTTCGCCTTCGCCCAGATGGCCCTGCTCTTTCCGAACCGGCCCGAGGGGTTCTACAACCTCGGCCTGGTGGACCTGCGCCTGGGCCGGCTCGAGGAGGCGGCGGAGGCCCTCTCCAAGGCCCTTGACCTCGCCCCTACCGAGGAGGTCTATTTGGCCCTGGCGGAGGCCCAGCGGGGCCTGGGCAAGGCCAAGGAGGCGGCCGAGACCCTGAAGAAGGGGCTTTCCCCCGAGCGCTCCCTCCGCTACCGGCTGGTCCTGGCCCAGACGCTTTTGGAGGCGGGCCAAAACGCGGAGGCGGTCCCCGTCCTCTACGAGGTCCTGAACCGCGCCCCCAAGGAGGCCCAGGCCTGGGACCTTTTGGCCCAGATCCTGGCCAAGGAGGGGCTGAAGGCGCGGGCCCTGCGGGAGCTGGACCGGGGCCTGGCCCAGGTGGAGGGGAAGGGGCGGGCCCTCCTCCTGTACCGCAAGGGCCTTCTGAGCGGGGAGGACCGGCCCCTGCAGGAGGCCCTGGCCCAGGACCCGGGCTTTTGGCCCGCGGCCTACCTCCTGGGCAAGCGGCGCCTCGAGGCCAAGGACCCCAGGGCCGCCCTTCCCTTCCTCCTCCAGGCCTACCGGGCCGCCCAGGAGCCCGAGGTGGCCCTGGCCCTGGCCGCGGCCCAGCTGAGCCTGGGGGATGCCGCCTCCGCCTACGCCTACGCCAAGGAGGCGGGGCCCCCTGGGGTCCTCCTCCAGGCCCAGGCCGCCTACCGGCTGGGCCGCCTGGCCGAGGCGGAGAGGCTTTTGCAGGACCGGCTCGAGCCCGAGGCCCGCGCCCTTTTGGGCCAGGTCTACCTGGACCAGGGCCGGCCGGAGAAGGCGGTGGAGGTCCTCCAGCCCCTTTACCTGGAAGGCCGGGCCCCGGAGGTGGGGGCGAACCTGGCCGCGGCCTACCTGGCCCTGGGCCGGCCTTCGGATGCGGAGCTCCTCCTGCGGGAGGTCCTGGAAAGGTCCAGCCGGCTCGCCCCCGCCTGGTACAACCTGGGGATCGCCCTCCGGGCCCTGGGGCGGGAGGAGGAGGCGGTGCGGGCCTGGAAGCGGGCGGCGGAGCTGGGCTACGCTCCGGCCCGCTCCCTCCTGAGGTGA
- a CDS encoding HNH endonuclease has protein sequence MNLDAPRVLVLNAAYEVLGLASVKRGVLLVLSGTAEMLEESGEHLHTPSTRIPVPSVIRLRRMVRRPRTQVALNRRNILRRDRYTCQYCGRQGGELTVDHVLPKSRGGRSTWENLVTACRACNLKKGGRTPEEAGMRLLRPPQAPRLPLFLADFKEVPEAWRPYLGL, from the coding sequence GTGAACCTGGACGCACCCCGGGTCCTGGTCCTGAACGCCGCCTACGAGGTCCTGGGCCTGGCCAGCGTGAAGCGGGGGGTCCTGCTCGTCCTCTCCGGGACGGCGGAGATGCTGGAGGAAAGCGGGGAGCACCTGCACACCCCCAGCACCCGGATCCCCGTCCCCAGCGTCATCCGCCTGAGGCGGATGGTCCGGCGGCCCCGGACGCAGGTGGCCCTGAACCGGCGCAACATCCTGCGCCGGGACCGGTACACCTGCCAGTACTGCGGCCGCCAGGGCGGGGAGCTCACCGTGGACCATGTCCTGCCCAAGAGCCGGGGGGGGCGGAGCACCTGGGAGAACCTGGTCACCGCCTGCCGGGCCTGCAACCTCAAGAAGGGGGGGCGGACCCCGGAGGAGGCGGGGATGCGGCTTCTGCGGCCGCCCCAGGCCCCCAGGCTCCCCCTCTTCCTGGCCGACTTCAAGGAGGTCCCCGAGGCCTGGAGGCCCTACCTGGGCCTTTGA
- a CDS encoding DMT family transporter has product MGAGYLFLAAALWGLLGPVARLAFEAGLSPLEVAFYRAVLAWPLFLLHALLRGRLRVEGKDLPWVLLFGLVGVSLFYGAYQLAVSRAGAALASVLLYTAPAWVALLSWALFREPLGGRGGVALLLTLLGVWLVGWGGEARPDPWGILFGLLSGFSYALYYIFGKVFLPRYETPTLFVYLLPVGALGLLPFLDFHPLSWPALGAVGFLALFSTYGAYLAYYAGLRLLSATRASVLATLEPVVAAGVAYLWWGERLPLWGYLGAALILLAVLLTLAPQRPR; this is encoded by the coding sequence ATGGGGGCGGGGTACTTGTTCCTGGCGGCGGCGCTTTGGGGGCTTCTCGGGCCGGTGGCCCGGCTGGCTTTTGAGGCGGGGCTTTCCCCGCTGGAGGTGGCGTTTTACCGGGCGGTTTTGGCCTGGCCCCTCTTCCTCCTCCACGCCCTCCTCCGGGGCCGGCTTCGGGTGGAGGGGAAGGACCTCCCCTGGGTCCTCCTCTTCGGCCTGGTGGGGGTCTCCCTCTTCTACGGGGCCTACCAGCTGGCGGTGAGCCGGGCGGGGGCGGCCCTGGCCAGCGTCCTCCTCTACACCGCCCCCGCCTGGGTGGCCCTCCTCTCCTGGGCTCTTTTCCGGGAGCCCCTGGGCGGAAGGGGAGGGGTGGCCCTCCTCCTCACCCTGCTCGGGGTCTGGCTCGTGGGCTGGGGAGGGGAGGCCAGGCCCGACCCCTGGGGAATCCTCTTCGGCCTCCTTTCCGGCTTCTCCTACGCCCTTTACTACATCTTCGGCAAGGTCTTCCTGCCCCGGTACGAGACCCCCACCCTCTTCGTCTACCTCCTTCCCGTGGGGGCCTTGGGCCTCCTGCCCTTTTTGGACTTCCACCCCCTCTCCTGGCCTGCCCTGGGGGCGGTGGGCTTCCTGGCCCTTTTCTCCACCTACGGGGCCTACCTGGCCTACTACGCCGGCCTCCGGCTCCTTTCCGCCACCCGGGCCAGCGTCCTGGCCACCCTCGAGCCCGTGGTGGCCGCGGGGGTGGCCTACCTCTGGTGGGGGGAACGGCTTCCCCTATGGGGGTATCTGGGCGCGGCCCTGATCCTCCTGGCCGTCCTCCTCACCCTGGCCCCTCAAAGGCCCAGGTAG
- the rplQ gene encoding 50S ribosomal protein L17, translated as MRHLKAGRKLNRHSAHRLALFRNQAKSLLTHGRITTTIPKAKELTGFVDHLIHLAKRGDLHARRLVLRDLQDVKLVRRLFDEIAPRYKDRPGGYTRVLKLAERRKGDGTQLALVELVE; from the coding sequence ATGCGCCACCTCAAAGCGGGACGCAAGCTCAACCGGCACTCGGCTCACCGCCTGGCCCTTTTCCGCAACCAGGCGAAGAGTCTTCTCACCCACGGCCGCATCACCACCACCATTCCCAAGGCCAAGGAGCTCACCGGCTTCGTGGACCACCTCATCCACCTGGCCAAGCGGGGGGACCTCCACGCCCGCCGCCTGGTCCTGAGGGACCTGCAGGACGTGAAGCTGGTCCGCCGCCTCTTTGACGAGATCGCCCCCAGGTACAAGGACCGGCCGGGCGGCTACACCCGGGTCCTCAAGCTGGCCGAGCGCCGCAAGGGGGACGGGACCCAGCTGGCCCTGGTGGAGCTGGTGGAGTAG
- a CDS encoding DNA-directed RNA polymerase subunit alpha encodes MESKLKAPVFTARVQGKDYGEFVLEPLERGFGVTLGNPLRRILLSSIPGTAVTSVYIEDVLHEFSTIPGVKESVVEIILNLKELVVKFLDPGTQTVTLTLRAQGPKVVRAGEFEAPPDVQILNPFLPIATLEEGGKLHMEVRVDRGVGYVPAEKHGIKDRINSIPVDALFSPVRRVAFQVEDTRLGQRTDLDKLTLRIWTDGSVTPLEALEQAVAILQEHLSYFQKAPQAPGRVEEPVVEKPKEEEEVPDIPVDDLGLSTRVLHSLKEEGIESVRALLALNLRDLRNIPGIGDRSLEEIKEALAKWGLSLKE; translated from the coding sequence TTGGAAAGCAAGCTGAAAGCCCCCGTGTTCACCGCCCGCGTCCAGGGCAAGGACTACGGGGAGTTCGTCCTCGAGCCCCTGGAACGGGGGTTCGGCGTGACCCTGGGCAACCCCCTCCGCCGCATCCTCCTTTCCTCCATCCCGGGGACCGCGGTCACCAGCGTCTACATTGAGGACGTCCTGCACGAGTTCTCCACCATCCCCGGGGTGAAGGAGAGCGTGGTGGAGATCATCCTCAACCTGAAGGAGCTGGTGGTCAAGTTCCTGGACCCTGGCACCCAGACCGTCACCCTCACCCTCCGGGCCCAGGGGCCCAAGGTGGTCCGGGCGGGGGAGTTCGAGGCCCCGCCGGACGTGCAGATCCTGAACCCCTTCCTGCCCATCGCCACCTTGGAGGAGGGCGGGAAGCTCCACATGGAGGTCCGGGTGGACCGGGGGGTGGGGTACGTTCCGGCCGAGAAGCACGGGATCAAGGACCGGATCAACTCCATCCCCGTGGACGCCCTCTTCTCCCCGGTGCGCCGGGTGGCCTTCCAGGTGGAGGACACCCGCCTGGGCCAGAGGACCGACCTGGACAAGCTCACCCTCCGCATCTGGACCGACGGCTCCGTCACCCCCCTCGAGGCCCTGGAGCAGGCGGTGGCCATCCTGCAGGAGCACCTCTCCTACTTCCAGAAGGCCCCCCAGGCCCCCGGCCGGGTGGAGGAGCCGGTGGTGGAGAAGCCCAAGGAGGAGGAGGAGGTCCCGGACATCCCCGTGGACGACCTCGGCCTCTCCACCCGGGTCCTGCACAGCCTGAAGGAGGAGGGGATTGAGTCGGTGCGGGCCCTGCTCGCCCTCAACCTGAGGGATCTCCGGAACATCCCCGGCATCGGGGACCGGAGCCTGGAGGAGATCAAGGAGGCCCTGGCCAAGTGGGGCCTCTCCCTAAAGGAGTGA